The DNA region GTAAACCAGCGGTCCAAGAATCAAGATCAGCAGCGCCAGCACCATGAAGGTATACGGGCGGCTTAATGCGATTCGGACAATCCATATCATGTGAGGCTACTCCAGTCGAAATCGGTGTCTTTATTCATGGAACGGCCAGCATGAAAGCTGGCCGATTCCAATAACTGCGGGATTATAACCAAGCGACACCTGTCAAAACTTCTATAAAATTAATTTAATCAAGCAGATTCTGATCCATGACCGGCCCGAAAACCAGCCGCTTTCCGGGGTATTGCCGAAACTGGCGAAATCCGATACCTGCCTATTCCCCAAGCGACCAGCAGAACACCGTTGCCCGCGTGCCCGGCTTGGCTGCCGCCAGTTCGAAACCGAAATCGTGCAGGCGGATGATCGCCATCACGATGCTCAATCCCAAACCGAAACCGGGGGCCTGTATTTCGTTCTGACCGCGATAAAAACGGTTAAGCACGGCAGTCCTCTCGCTTTCGCTGATGCCGGGGCCGCTATCGACGATATCGACCTGAGGCCCGCGCTCCCCTTGCGCCAGCCTGACCTCGATCCGCCCGCCCGCGGGTGTGAATTTGATCGCATTGTCGAGCACGTTGACGAAGACCTCGAACAGCAGATCGCCATCCCCGAGGATGGGATTGACGCTGCCCGCCGTGAGCGAAAGCCGGATCAGCTTGTCCTCTGCCAGCGGGATGAGAAAATTCACCGCCTGCTCCAGAATGTCCTGCAGCTTCACCTGCTTGAAACCCGCCCTTCTCTGCTTGTTCTCGATCTCGGAAATCCGCAGCAGGGCGCGGAAGCGCAACAGCAGCGAATCCACCTCGCCGATCACCTGCTCCACCATGGCCTGCTGGGCCGGCATACCCTCCATTTGCTGCTGCATGCGGTAAAGCACGGCGCGCAAGCGGGTCAACGGGGTACGCAGATCGTGCGCGATGTTGTCGCCCACGCTCTTGACCTCGGACATCAGCCTTTCGACCTCGTCGAGCATGCGATTGACGATGGCGGACAGCATATCGAGTTCGTCGCGGTGCCGGCTCACGGGCAGGCGCTGGCCGATATCGCCGCGCATGATGAGCTCGCAAACCTGCTGTATCTGTTCGACGCGGCGCAGCGGACGGAAACTCAGGATCAGCCCGAATGCCAGGCCGAGCAGGATGGTCAGCGAACCGCCCCAGAAGAAGGTTTTCCTGGTGATCTCGCCGAACTCGGTGAGCTGCAGCACATCGTGGCCGATCAGCAGCGTATTCCCCGCGCCGATGTTGATCAGCAGCGCGCGCGCCGGCAGCGGCTCAGGCTGCAGATCGGTCACCAGCCGGGTGTCATAGATATAACCGTCCACCGGCACGCCATACGGCAACTGGAAAACGTTGCCGGTCAGGCGCTGCCCGCCCGGTGCGAACAACCCGTAGAAATAGACATGGCGCTGGTCGCGCTGGATGCTCCTGTCGATCTCTGCAGCCAGGCGATCCGGGGCAATCTCGCCGAAACGGATGTTCTCCAGCGTCAGCACCTGGTCGACGCGGCGCGTCATCTCCGTCGCCGTCTGCCAGTAGATGAAACCCAGCAGCATGACCACGCAGACCGCAAAGAACAGGCTGTAGAACAGGGTCAGCCGGAAGGCGACCGTGCGCGAGAGTTCAGCTATGCTCACTTAACATGTACCCCGAACCGCGCACCGTATGGATGAGCGAAGACAGGCCCGGCATATCGACCTTGCGGCGCAGGCGGCCGATATGCACGTCGATGATGTTGGTCCCCGGATCGAAACGGTAGCCCCAGACCGATTCGAACAGCATGGTGCGGGTCAGCGTCTGCCCGAAATTGCGCATCATGTACTCCAGCAAACGGAATTCGGTCGGCAACAGGTCCAGCTCCACATTGCCGCGAATGGCCTTGCGTTCCACCAGGTCGAGTTCGAGATCGGCTACGCGCAGCTTGGTCTGGCGTTCCGAGCGGCTTTTGCGCCGCAGCAGCACTTCGACCCGCGCCGCCATCTCTTCCGAGGCAAACGGTTTCACCAGATAATCGTCGCCGCCCGCGCGCAAGCCATCCACGCGCTCGTCCACATCGCTCAGCGCGCTGATCATCAGCACGGGCGTCTCGATCTCCCTTTCCCGCATCGCGGTGACGATGGTCAAGCCATCCACGAAAGGCAGCATGCGGTCCAGCGTGACCAGATCGTAACTTCCGCTCAGCGCCCGATCCAGTCCCTCCTTGCCGTCTTTTGCCCACTCCACCTCGAACCCATGGTTGCTGAGCTCGTCCACGATCTCCTGCGCTGTGGTCGCGTCGTCTTCAATCGTCAGAATCCTGGTCATCCGTCAGCCCCCTGTCCGCGGCAAATGCCGCAGACTACCGATTACACAAGGCAAAATAACATATCGGCCACAGCCATAGATGAACAAAATTTTATCCGCTCCACACCGGAATGGCTCGCCGCAACGGGGGCGCACGCTGACGAACCAGCAAAGAAAAAACCCACTGTGTTTCCACAGTGGGTTTCAAGGTTTCCAAACTCCGACTGGCTAAGCCAGCAAGCGATTAGAACTTGACGCGCACACCAGCACCGTAGGTGTTGAAGGTGGCGATGCTGCCCGGGCCAGTTGCAGCCACGTTCAGTCCACCAGACTTCTTGTCCAGCATGAATGCACCGTACAGGTTGGTCTTCTTGCTCAGGTTGTACTCAACCATGGCCGAGTAGTACTTGTCGTCGCCAGTGGCAGTCGATGCACCGAATGCAGGAATCTTGGCATCGTAGAAACCAGCAGACAGCTTGGTTGCAGAAGTCAGCTGATAGTTGGCACCGAACCAGAACACGTTGATATTCTTCTGTGCGCCTGTAAATGCTGTCGCTGCGGAAGAGAGGTTATATCCGTAGATTTGTTGGATGGTCTGATCGGCTGCAAAGTTGCTTGGTGCGGAGATTTGCATACGCTCGTAACCAGCCTTCAATGTCAACGGCTCGATTACCTGATAACGTCCTGCCAACATGTAGGAGGTCAGATTTTCGAAAGTAGCAGTCACCGTCCCTGGAGTTGCACCTGCTCCAAGCGAAGTCGTATCTTGCGCATATTGCACTGCAGCCTGAACACCGAAAGTATCCGCTTCGTAGCCCACGTTCGCCTGGAAATTGCTGCGTGCGGATGTCGCGTTCGCCATTCCGCCCATGCCGTACAGGGCATTCACGTTGAAGTTGCCGAACTTTTTGGCGTACTTGATCGCATTGTCCACGCGAGAGTTGTCGGTTGCACCGCCGCCGCCGTAAGAGCCGGAGAAGTTGATCGGCGAGAACATCTGCGCGTTA from Sideroxyarcus emersonii includes:
- a CDS encoding HAMP domain-containing sensor histidine kinase, whose translation is MSIAELSRTVAFRLTLFYSLFFAVCVVMLLGFIYWQTATEMTRRVDQVLTLENIRFGEIAPDRLAAEIDRSIQRDQRHVYFYGLFAPGGQRLTGNVFQLPYGVPVDGYIYDTRLVTDLQPEPLPARALLINIGAGNTLLIGHDVLQLTEFGEITRKTFFWGGSLTILLGLAFGLILSFRPLRRVEQIQQVCELIMRGDIGQRLPVSRHRDELDMLSAIVNRMLDEVERLMSEVKSVGDNIAHDLRTPLTRLRAVLYRMQQQMEGMPAQQAMVEQVIGEVDSLLLRFRALLRISEIENKQRRAGFKQVKLQDILEQAVNFLIPLAEDKLIRLSLTAGSVNPILGDGDLLFEVFVNVLDNAIKFTPAGGRIEVRLAQGERGPQVDIVDSGPGISESERTAVLNRFYRGQNEIQAPGFGLGLSIVMAIIRLHDFGFELAAAKPGTRATVFCWSLGE
- a CDS encoding response regulator transcription factor, which translates into the protein MTRILTIEDDATTAQEIVDELSNHGFEVEWAKDGKEGLDRALSGSYDLVTLDRMLPFVDGLTIVTAMREREIETPVLMISALSDVDERVDGLRAGGDDYLVKPFASEEMAARVEVLLRRKSRSERQTKLRVADLELDLVERKAIRGNVELDLLPTEFRLLEYMMRNFGQTLTRTMLFESVWGYRFDPGTNIIDVHIGRLRRKVDMPGLSSLIHTVRGSGYMLSEHS
- a CDS encoding porin — translated: MQKKIIALAVAAAFSAPAFASDLTVNSGSTSVSLYGVLDVGVAQMTNAGNFSSQFVTGANPTGNGNNARVGTVRGMMNGGESQSRWGIKGSEDLGDGNSAIFQLESAFSLGTGSVATSGLAGGNTAVGGVNNRAMIADTALNGQLFNRMALVGLSNNDLGTVTFGRQYSLQLDIIGSVGGGYDPVNAQMFSPINFSGSYGGGGATDNSRVDNAIKYAKKFGNFNVNALYGMGGMANATSARSNFQANVGYEADTFGVQAAVQYAQDTTSLGAGATPGTVTATFENLTSYMLAGRYQVIEPLTLKAGYERMQISAPSNFAADQTIQQIYGYNLSSAATAFTGAQKNINVFWFGANYQLTSATKLSAGFYDAKIPAFGASTATGDDKYYSAMVEYNLSKKTNLYGAFMLDKKSGGLNVAATGPGSIATFNTYGAGVRVKF